The following are encoded together in the Clostridia bacterium genome:
- a CDS encoding methionine ABC transporter ATP-binding protein, with the protein MIKITDLRKVYYTGHGQVVALDGVSLHVKKGEIFGIIGLSGAGKSTLVRCINMLERPTGGTVEIDGVDMGALPPSRLRVARREIGMIFQHFNLLWSRTVYGNVAFPLEIAGYPEAKIKDRVLELLDLVGLSDKVNAYPSQLSGGQKQRVGIARALANNPKVLLCDEATSALDPQTTQSILQLLKDINERFNLTIVIITHEMNVIKEICDTVAVIENARIVETGPVVEVFTRPRTATARRFINTVINIDVPEAVVLKQNNGGRLVRITFLGEVAGQPVLSNLVSEYNLKTNILYGNIDHIKDQIVGTLTVQLLGNPADIEKGIGYLRSLHLEVEVM; encoded by the coding sequence ATGATCAAAATCACTGATTTACGCAAAGTTTATTACACCGGCCATGGACAAGTTGTCGCTCTGGACGGCGTATCTCTCCACGTCAAGAAGGGGGAGATTTTCGGCATCATCGGTTTAAGCGGTGCCGGAAAGAGCACCCTCGTGCGATGCATTAACATGTTGGAGCGTCCTACCGGCGGTACAGTCGAAATAGACGGTGTAGACATGGGCGCTTTGCCTCCCAGCCGGTTAAGGGTGGCCCGGCGGGAGATAGGCATGATCTTCCAGCACTTCAACCTGCTCTGGTCCCGGACCGTTTATGGCAATGTGGCTTTTCCCCTGGAAATTGCCGGTTACCCGGAAGCGAAAATCAAAGATCGGGTGCTGGAACTCCTGGACTTAGTAGGTTTGTCAGATAAGGTTAATGCTTATCCCTCCCAGCTCAGCGGGGGGCAAAAGCAAAGAGTGGGTATTGCCAGGGCCCTGGCCAATAACCCCAAAGTGCTTCTCTGCGATGAAGCCACTTCGGCCCTGGATCCCCAGACCACCCAATCCATCCTCCAGCTGCTTAAAGACATTAACGAGAGATTCAATTTGACCATTGTTATTATCACCCATGAGATGAATGTCATCAAAGAGATCTGCGATACGGTAGCCGTCATTGAAAACGCCCGCATTGTGGAAACGGGCCCGGTAGTTGAGGTGTTCACCCGTCCCAGAACGGCCACCGCCCGTCGTTTTATTAATACGGTGATCAATATTGATGTGCCGGAAGCCGTGGTACTAAAGCAAAACAACGGTGGACGATTGGTCAGGATCACTTTCCTGGGCGAGGTGGCCGGCCAGCCGGTACTTTCCAACCTGGTGAGCGAGTATAACCTGAAAACCAATATCTTGTACGGCAACATCGACCACATCAAAGACCAGATCGTTGGTACTTTAACCGTACAACTCCTCGGTAACCCGGCGGATATCGAGAAGGGAATTGGTTACTTAAGAAGCTTGCACCTGGAAGTCGAGGTGATGTAG
- a CDS encoding ABC transporter permease codes for MPWEQIIQLLGRGFWETLYMVSVSTLVAYIFGIPLGIILVITSPGHITENRFINAVLGVIVNIFRSIPFIILAVFLIPFTRWIVGTFIGTTAMIIPLSVAAIPFVARMVESSLKEIPWGVIEAALAMGASPMQIIRKVLIPESKPSLVLGATITTITLIGYSAMAGFVGGGGLGDIALRYGFYRYETELMFIVIIVLILLVQALQMIGDLVASRLDKR; via the coding sequence ATGCCGTGGGAACAGATCATCCAACTGCTCGGCCGGGGTTTTTGGGAGACCCTCTACATGGTATCCGTGTCCACATTGGTTGCTTATATCTTCGGGATCCCCCTTGGGATTATTCTGGTGATCACCAGCCCGGGGCACATTACGGAAAACCGTTTCATTAACGCCGTTCTAGGTGTCATCGTGAATATTTTCCGTTCCATTCCTTTTATTATCCTGGCGGTTTTCCTCATTCCCTTTACGCGCTGGATCGTAGGTACTTTTATCGGCACCACGGCCATGATTATTCCCTTGTCCGTGGCGGCGATACCCTTTGTAGCCAGAATGGTGGAATCCTCATTAAAAGAGATACCCTGGGGGGTGATAGAGGCAGCCTTAGCGATGGGTGCCAGTCCTATGCAGATCATTCGCAAAGTGCTCATTCCCGAGTCCAAGCCTTCTTTGGTGTTAGGAGCTACCATCACAACCATCACTTTAATCGGGTACTCAGCCATGGCAGGTTTCGTAGGCGGGGGCGGTCTTGGGGATATTGCCTTGCGCTACGGTTTTTACCGGTATGAGACCGAGCTGATGTTCATCGTCATCATCGTTCTCATCCTGCTGGTTCAAGCGCTCCAGATGATTGGCGATTTGGTGGCGTCACGTCTGGACAAAAGATAA
- a CDS encoding ABC transporter substrate-binding protein, with product MKNKKIIALTLIIGLALFAVIGCGGNQASSGGGQSSDVVKLVVGATPEPHAEILTQAKELLKAKGIELEIKEFTDYTTPNIALSDGSLDANFFQHVPYLEEFSQQNNLDLTWTTAVHFEPLGLYSYKIKDLSELKDGDRIAVPNDTTNEARALWLLQDNGIITLKDGVGLTATVTDIVEYKVKVEIVELEAPQLPRALEDVTAAVINGNYAIGAGLNPAKDALVMEDPSSMAADTFKNVVAVRVGDENRPEIKALDEVLNSPEIKKFIEDKYQGAVVPVF from the coding sequence ATGAAAAACAAGAAAATTATTGCTTTAACCTTAATCATCGGCCTTGCTCTCTTTGCTGTCATCGGCTGCGGCGGCAACCAGGCCTCTTCCGGCGGCGGCCAAAGCAGCGACGTAGTCAAGCTGGTAGTAGGTGCTACCCCTGAACCCCATGCGGAAATCCTGACACAGGCCAAAGAATTGCTGAAAGCTAAGGGTATCGAACTGGAAATCAAGGAGTTCACCGACTACACGACTCCGAACATCGCCTTGTCCGATGGTTCGCTGGATGCTAATTTCTTCCAGCACGTACCCTATTTAGAGGAATTCTCCCAGCAAAACAACCTGGACTTAACCTGGACCACTGCCGTTCACTTCGAGCCCCTGGGCCTGTACTCCTATAAGATTAAAGACTTGTCCGAACTAAAAGACGGGGATCGCATCGCCGTGCCCAATGACACCACCAACGAAGCCCGGGCTCTCTGGCTCTTGCAGGACAACGGCATCATCACCCTCAAAGACGGGGTAGGATTAACGGCTACCGTAACTGACATCGTCGAATACAAGGTCAAGGTCGAAATCGTCGAGCTGGAAGCACCCCAATTGCCCCGGGCCCTGGAAGACGTAACGGCGGCCGTTATTAACGGCAACTACGCCATCGGCGCCGGCCTCAACCCCGCCAAGGACGCCCTGGTCATGGAAGATCCCAGTTCCATGGCTGCCGATACCTTTAAGAACGTGGTAGCGGTTCGCGTGGGCGACGAAAACAGGCCGGAAATCAAAGCCCTGGATGAAGTGCTGAATTCCCCTGAGATCAAGAAATTCATCGAAGACAAATACCAAGGGGCCGTAGTACCTGTATTCTAA
- the purH gene encoding bifunctional phosphoribosylaminoimidazolecarboxamide formyltransferase/IMP cyclohydrolase, translating into MRRALISVSAKEGIVDFARELIQLGFEIISTGGTAAFLSRASIPVTEVSTVTGFPEILEGRVKTLHPKIHGGILARRTEAHLQVLAEHHISPIDLVVVNLYPFRETVANPAAGWEEAVENIDIGGPTLIRAAAKNHQYVTVIVNPNRYREVMAQLKSYGAVSEALRRELAREAFQHTALYDAAIAAYFARHGSQPGDLPREFMLEGELVQELRYGENPHQKAAWYRHGAGGGAGVKQLQGLELSFNNLVDLQAAWALVQEFAQPAVAIIKHTNPCGVAIDDTLAAAYEKALAADPVSAFGGLVACNRPVDKDTAEKMTGIFLEGVIAPGFSEEAVEIFRSKPKLRLVVCEGMGGGMNLEVKQVFNGFLVQERDDETVSPEAWQWVAGEPQAVSDLWFAWQVVKHVKSNAIVVAKDGRTLGIGAGQMNRVGAAEIALKQAGEQARGAVLASDAFFPFRDTVDLAARCGIKAIVQPGGSVKDHESIAACQEHGIAMAFTGRRHFKH; encoded by the coding sequence ATGCGGCGAGCGCTGATCAGTGTGTCAGCCAAAGAGGGGATAGTCGATTTTGCCAGGGAATTGATTCAACTGGGTTTTGAAATCATCTCCACCGGCGGCACGGCTGCTTTCTTGTCCCGGGCCAGCATTCCGGTAACGGAGGTCAGTACCGTCACCGGGTTTCCGGAGATCCTGGAGGGAAGGGTCAAAACCCTGCACCCCAAGATTCATGGAGGGATCCTGGCCCGCCGGACGGAAGCTCACTTGCAGGTTCTCGCGGAACACCATATCAGCCCCATTGACCTGGTGGTGGTTAACTTGTACCCGTTCCGGGAAACGGTGGCAAACCCCGCTGCCGGGTGGGAGGAGGCCGTGGAGAACATTGACATCGGCGGTCCCACCTTGATCAGGGCGGCTGCCAAGAACCATCAGTATGTAACGGTTATCGTGAACCCCAACAGGTACCGGGAGGTCATGGCCCAGCTCAAATCCTACGGGGCAGTATCCGAGGCCCTGCGGCGGGAGCTGGCCCGGGAAGCCTTCCAGCATACGGCTCTCTATGATGCCGCCATTGCCGCTTATTTTGCCCGGCATGGGAGCCAGCCCGGGGACCTGCCGCGGGAGTTTATGCTGGAGGGAGAACTGGTGCAAGAGCTCCGGTATGGGGAAAACCCCCATCAAAAGGCTGCCTGGTACCGGCACGGTGCAGGCGGTGGTGCCGGGGTGAAGCAGCTGCAGGGGCTGGAGCTGTCTTTTAATAATTTGGTAGATTTACAGGCCGCCTGGGCTTTGGTGCAGGAGTTCGCCCAGCCGGCGGTGGCCATCATTAAACATACCAATCCCTGCGGGGTAGCCATTGACGACACCCTGGCGGCGGCTTATGAAAAAGCGCTGGCGGCAGACCCGGTTTCCGCTTTCGGCGGCCTGGTGGCTTGCAACCGCCCGGTGGACAAGGATACAGCTGAGAAAATGACAGGGATTTTCCTTGAAGGAGTGATCGCCCCGGGCTTCAGCGAAGAAGCCGTCGAAATTTTCCGTAGTAAACCCAAACTGCGCCTGGTGGTTTGTGAGGGGATGGGCGGCGGCATGAACCTGGAAGTGAAACAAGTGTTTAACGGCTTCCTGGTACAGGAAAGGGATGACGAAACGGTGTCGCCTGAAGCCTGGCAGTGGGTGGCAGGCGAGCCGCAGGCTGTTTCGGACTTGTGGTTTGCCTGGCAGGTGGTTAAACATGTCAAGTCCAATGCCATCGTGGTGGCCAAAGACGGCCGGACTTTAGGCATCGGTGCCGGGCAGATGAACCGGGTTGGCGCCGCGGAAATCGCTTTGAAGCAAGCAGGGGAGCAAGCCAGGGGAGCCGTGCTGGCTTCCGACGCCTTTTTCCCCTTTCGCGATACGGTGGACCTGGCGGCCCGCTGCGGCATCAAAGCCATCGTCCAGCCGGGCGGTTCCGTCAAAGATCATGAATCCATTGCCGCTTGCCAAGAACACGGCATTGCCATGGCCTTTACCGGCCGCCGGCATTTCAAGCATTAA
- a CDS encoding sporulation membrane protein YtaF — protein MEILYALFIALASNLDTIGVRIAYTVQGIKVSHGINLWMALIGFTVSALASRSGTVLAALLPGKSARLVSMVLLVLIGLWMMLEPYLPKREKHHRRSPGMLEILANPLEADRDRSKHIDFKEATVLGTALSLNNIGGGFSAGILGINWLLMGFLSALISWLVFWAGNQLTGYLDQTSWGTRAPLVAGLLLILMGLKQLF, from the coding sequence ATGGAAATCTTGTATGCCTTGTTCATTGCCCTGGCCAGCAACCTGGATACCATTGGGGTGAGAATTGCTTATACCGTGCAGGGGATTAAGGTCTCCCACGGTATTAATTTATGGATGGCCCTGATTGGGTTTACTGTGTCCGCCCTGGCCTCCCGTTCGGGGACGGTGCTGGCTGCTTTGCTACCGGGCAAGTCGGCCCGCTTGGTGAGCATGGTACTGCTGGTGTTAATCGGGCTATGGATGATGCTGGAACCGTACTTGCCCAAGAGGGAAAAGCATCACCGCCGGTCACCCGGTATGCTGGAGATCCTGGCGAACCCGCTGGAAGCGGACCGGGACCGTTCTAAACATATTGATTTCAAAGAAGCGACGGTGCTGGGCACGGCTTTGTCCTTGAACAATATCGGCGGCGGGTTCAGTGCGGGCATTCTGGGTATCAACTGGCTTCTCATGGGGTTCTTGTCCGCTTTGATCAGCTGGCTGGTCTTTTGGGCGGGCAACCAGTTGACCGGTTATTTGGATCAGACTTCCTGGGGCACCCGGGCCCCGCTGGTGGCTGGGCTGCTGTTGATTTTGATGGGGTTAAAACAATTATTCTAA
- a CDS encoding MerR family DNA-binding transcriptional regulator, translating into MSRGEKKTYTISELAHEFGISTRTIRYYEEVGLINSHREKDTLPRTYTSRDRTRLKLALRGKRFGFSLAEIKEMLDLYDVDPTEKEQLRRAIELGDKRIAEIDEMIRELEETKQEMLEFRQKFLEILREKEEWEAKDQS; encoded by the coding sequence ATGTCCCGAGGAGAAAAGAAAACATATACCATTTCCGAACTGGCCCACGAATTCGGCATCAGCACCCGCACCATTCGCTATTACGAAGAAGTCGGCTTGATTAATTCCCACCGGGAAAAAGATACTCTGCCCAGGACCTATACCAGCAGGGACAGGACCCGCTTAAAGCTGGCCTTGCGGGGTAAGCGCTTCGGGTTCTCCCTGGCGGAAATCAAGGAGATGCTGGACCTCTATGATGTGGATCCCACGGAAAAGGAACAGCTGCGCCGTGCCATTGAACTGGGCGATAAGCGTATTGCCGAAATAGATGAAATGATCCGGGAACTGGAGGAAACCAAACAAGAAATGCTGGAGTTCCGGCAAAAATTCCTGGAAATCTTGCGGGAAAAGGAGGAATGGGAAGCCAAGGATCAGAGCTGA
- a CDS encoding acyl-CoA/acyl-ACP dehydrogenase, whose translation MFSFLLTEEQQALQKEVHDFVQSVDKQLILDMDADKVQYPKEFLQEAGRRNLLGLRFPKEYGGRGLGWTSEVTALEDIGMLGSALACLYSLPSIVGEAIYKFGTEEQKQKYLAETLAGKKFTAEGLTEPRGGSDFFGATTTARREGDYYILNGQKRFIVGAEGADYFFVYAKTNPEGSPKDSLSAFIVDRGPGVEVHHVYGLMGSRGGGTGRLVFREAKVPASNLVGQENGAGAIFYQMMIPERLTSAAGVLGLAKAALDVAVKYSTKRKAFGRKIKDFQAVSFKIAESITQLDAARALVYTTAQAIDKGVPAALQRRLVSQAKKFATETAWQVVNHAMQVLGGIGYTNVYPIERYLRDARLPMIWTGTNEIMSLIIQHEYFKEVAGPGTLSRDVEMDAPEAENLAEKIYE comes from the coding sequence ATGTTTAGTTTTCTGCTGACGGAAGAACAGCAAGCCCTGCAAAAAGAAGTGCATGATTTTGTCCAATCGGTGGACAAACAGTTAATCCTGGACATGGACGCGGACAAGGTACAGTACCCCAAGGAATTTCTCCAAGAAGCCGGGCGCCGGAACCTGCTGGGCCTTCGTTTCCCCAAGGAATACGGGGGCCGGGGTTTGGGTTGGACTTCAGAAGTGACGGCTTTGGAAGATATCGGCATGCTGGGATCCGCCCTGGCCTGCCTGTATTCCCTCCCTTCCATCGTAGGTGAAGCCATTTACAAGTTCGGCACTGAGGAGCAAAAACAAAAGTACCTGGCGGAAACCCTGGCCGGCAAGAAGTTTACCGCGGAAGGGCTCACGGAACCCCGGGGCGGTTCAGACTTTTTCGGCGCCACCACCACGGCACGCCGGGAAGGGGATTATTACATTCTCAACGGGCAAAAACGCTTCATCGTGGGAGCGGAAGGGGCCGACTACTTCTTTGTCTATGCCAAGACCAATCCGGAGGGATCTCCCAAGGACTCCCTCAGTGCCTTCATCGTGGACCGGGGCCCCGGGGTGGAAGTACACCACGTGTACGGCCTCATGGGCAGCCGGGGCGGCGGTACCGGCCGGCTCGTCTTCCGGGAGGCCAAGGTTCCCGCTTCCAACCTGGTGGGACAGGAAAACGGCGCCGGTGCCATCTTCTACCAAATGATGATACCGGAAAGGCTTACCAGCGCCGCCGGGGTGCTGGGCTTGGCCAAAGCAGCCCTGGACGTCGCCGTCAAGTACAGCACCAAGCGCAAAGCTTTCGGGCGCAAGATCAAAGATTTCCAAGCCGTCAGTTTCAAAATCGCCGAAAGCATTACCCAGTTGGATGCAGCCCGTGCTCTGGTCTATACCACAGCCCAAGCCATTGATAAGGGCGTACCGGCCGCCCTCCAGCGCAGGTTGGTGTCTCAAGCCAAGAAATTCGCCACCGAGACCGCCTGGCAGGTGGTAAACCATGCCATGCAAGTACTGGGCGGCATCGGTTATACCAACGTCTACCCCATTGAGCGCTACCTGAGAGATGCCCGCTTGCCGATGATCTGGACCGGTACCAATGAGATTATGAGCTTGATCATCCAGCACGAATACTTCAAAGAAGTGGCCGGTCCGGGAACCTTGAGCCGTGATGTGGAAATGGACGCTCCCGAGGCGGAAAACCTGGCGGAAAAAATCTATGAATAG
- a CDS encoding long-chain fatty acid--CoA ligase, producing MRETIVAALERNAIKFGDRPAVTYPAGSITLTWAELYQKSASLARHLQSQGIQPGDSVALLIPNRPSFAVALFALFQLGARVVPINVRLTPNEINYILQDSDAVALLCDPGLQETGRQAAQGLNLRLLETVDRLEEAAGAGPAARMEHALKAEDTAEILYTSGTTGKPKGVVLSHGAVHAVAAMFAYEMEIRPDSRMLILMPLTHSAPLNLCLLGATYAGAVSVLGDFTPQNLVQLAAQEKTTHFFGAPVAFLLAAQLPNLTGFDLSSMKYWIYGGAPMSREAVLKVRQILPGQLVSVYGLTEAGPNGVALYPHEHEHKAGSIGRYGTVNSVLRVVDDQGRDVAPGEAGEIIIKCASLMDGYYKNPEATAEALKDGWLYTGDVARVDEDGYLWILDRKKDMIISGGVNIYPKEIEDVLTMHPGIADAAVIGVPHPEWGETVKAVLVAKGAPPSPEEVQAFCGQYLAKFKIPKIIEYVEMIPRNASGKILKHILREQARQAAN from the coding sequence ATGAGGGAAACCATTGTGGCCGCTTTGGAACGGAATGCCATTAAATTCGGGGACCGGCCCGCTGTCACCTATCCGGCCGGCAGCATCACCCTAACCTGGGCGGAATTGTATCAAAAATCCGCTTCCCTGGCCCGGCACCTGCAGTCCCAGGGTATTCAGCCGGGCGATTCGGTGGCCCTGCTCATTCCCAACCGCCCATCCTTTGCCGTAGCTCTATTCGCCCTCTTCCAACTGGGAGCCAGGGTGGTGCCCATCAACGTGCGCCTGACACCCAATGAAATCAATTACATTCTCCAAGACAGCGATGCCGTCGCCCTCCTGTGCGATCCCGGCTTGCAGGAAACCGGCCGGCAGGCGGCACAGGGTTTAAACTTACGTCTTTTGGAAACCGTGGACCGGCTGGAAGAGGCGGCCGGTGCCGGGCCGGCTGCCCGGATGGAGCATGCCCTCAAGGCGGAGGACACGGCGGAAATCCTGTACACCTCCGGCACCACCGGCAAGCCGAAAGGCGTGGTCCTGTCCCACGGGGCGGTCCATGCCGTGGCTGCCATGTTCGCTTATGAAATGGAAATCCGGCCGGACAGCCGCATGCTAATTCTAATGCCCCTGACCCATTCGGCGCCCCTCAACCTGTGCTTGTTGGGTGCCACGTACGCCGGAGCGGTATCCGTACTGGGGGACTTCACGCCGCAAAACCTGGTTCAACTGGCCGCTCAAGAAAAAACCACCCATTTCTTCGGCGCACCGGTGGCTTTCTTGCTGGCGGCGCAGCTGCCTAATCTCACCGGTTTTGATTTGAGCAGCATGAAATACTGGATATACGGCGGAGCACCCATGTCCCGGGAAGCCGTCTTGAAAGTCAGGCAAATTCTACCGGGGCAGCTGGTCAGCGTCTACGGCTTAACGGAGGCAGGTCCCAACGGCGTAGCTTTATATCCCCATGAGCACGAACATAAAGCAGGCAGCATCGGCCGCTACGGCACCGTGAACAGCGTCTTAAGAGTGGTAGACGACCAGGGCCGGGACGTAGCCCCCGGGGAAGCCGGGGAAATCATCATCAAGTGCGCTTCCCTCATGGACGGTTATTACAAGAACCCTGAAGCCACCGCCGAAGCCTTGAAGGACGGCTGGCTTTATACCGGCGACGTGGCCAGGGTGGATGAAGACGGTTATTTGTGGATCCTGGACCGCAAGAAAGACATGATCATCAGCGGCGGGGTCAACATCTATCCCAAAGAAATTGAAGACGTGTTAACCATGCATCCCGGCATCGCCGATGCCGCCGTCATCGGCGTACCTCATCCCGAATGGGGCGAAACGGTGAAGGCAGTGCTGGTAGCCAAGGGTGCACCGCCCTCTCCGGAAGAGGTACAGGCATTCTGCGGCCAGTACCTAGCCAAATTCAAAATTCCCAAGATCATTGAATACGTGGAAATGATACCGCGCAATGCTTCCGGTAAGATTCTCAAACATATCCTCCGGGAGCAAGCCCGCCAAGCGGCCAATTAA
- the guaA gene encoding glutamine-hydrolyzing GMP synthase, whose protein sequence is MRKDRKLDVHAYIEEQVAEIRATVGDGKALCALSGGVDSAVAAVLVHKAIGDQLVCMFVNHGLMRLGEPEEVENTFRQGFGINLVTVDARRRFLEKLQGVEDPERKRKIIGEEFIRVFEDEARKLGNFGFLVQGTIYPDIVESGSDGVVSVKSHHNVGGLPEDMAFTLVEPLKYLYKDEVRQVGLALGLPEEIVWRQPFPGPGLGVRIIGEITQEKLDILRQADYIFREEIKQAGLDREVWQYFAVLPSIKSVGMKNNRRTYAYPIILRAVNSVDAMTADVVKLPWEVLEKIANRILREVEQVNRVVYDISPKPPGTIEWE, encoded by the coding sequence ATGAGGAAAGACAGGAAACTTGATGTACATGCATATATTGAAGAACAAGTAGCTGAGATCCGCGCTACCGTTGGTGACGGAAAAGCCCTGTGCGCTTTAAGCGGGGGGGTCGATTCCGCCGTAGCGGCAGTGCTGGTTCATAAAGCTATAGGTGACCAGCTGGTCTGCATGTTTGTGAACCATGGCCTGATGCGCTTGGGCGAACCGGAAGAAGTGGAGAACACCTTCCGGCAAGGTTTTGGCATCAACCTGGTGACCGTTGATGCCCGCCGGCGCTTCTTGGAGAAACTGCAGGGAGTGGAGGACCCGGAAAGAAAAAGGAAAATCATCGGGGAAGAATTCATCCGGGTGTTTGAAGATGAGGCTCGCAAATTGGGCAATTTTGGGTTCTTGGTCCAGGGAACCATTTACCCTGATATCGTGGAAAGCGGCAGCGACGGAGTCGTATCGGTGAAAAGCCATCATAATGTGGGCGGCCTGCCGGAGGATATGGCTTTTACCCTGGTGGAGCCGTTAAAGTACCTGTATAAAGACGAGGTCCGCCAGGTGGGACTGGCCCTAGGCTTGCCGGAGGAGATCGTCTGGCGGCAGCCCTTCCCCGGTCCGGGACTGGGAGTCCGCATCATCGGTGAAATAACCCAGGAAAAACTGGATATTTTGCGGCAGGCTGACTATATTTTCCGGGAAGAAATCAAGCAAGCGGGTTTAGACCGGGAGGTCTGGCAGTACTTTGCCGTGCTTCCCTCCATTAAGAGCGTGGGTATGAAAAACAACCGGCGGACCTACGCATATCCCATTATCCTGCGGGCAGTGAACAGCGTGGACGCCATGACGGCCGATGTTGTCAAGCTGCCCTGGGAGGTGCTGGAGAAGATTGCCAACCGCATTCTCCGGGAAGTGGAACAGGTGAACCGGGTCGTTTATGATATTTCGCCCAAACCGCCCGGTACTATCGAATGGGAGTAG
- the hpt gene encoding hypoxanthine phosphoribosyltransferase, whose amino-acid sequence MLNDIETILISREELEAKVKELGRRISADYAGQELLIVCILKGAVIFCADLVRHITIPVTLDFMAVSSYGDATQSSGAVMILKDLETNIAGKHVLIVEDIVDTGLTLKYLVENLKARHPLSVKVCTLLDKPERRKVDVQVDYNGFVIPDAFVVGYGLDYAEKYRHLPSVCILKPEMYQ is encoded by the coding sequence ATGCTGAACGACATCGAGACAATATTGATTAGCCGGGAAGAGTTGGAAGCCAAAGTGAAAGAGCTGGGCCGGAGGATCTCGGCAGACTATGCAGGCCAGGAACTATTAATCGTCTGCATCTTGAAAGGTGCGGTCATTTTTTGTGCCGACCTGGTAAGGCACATCACGATACCGGTTACCCTGGATTTCATGGCGGTTTCCAGCTACGGCGACGCTACCCAGTCATCCGGTGCGGTGATGATCTTAAAGGACTTGGAGACTAACATTGCCGGCAAGCATGTATTGATCGTGGAGGATATTGTGGACACCGGGTTGACCTTAAAATACCTGGTGGAAAACCTCAAGGCGCGCCATCCATTGAGTGTTAAAGTCTGCACCCTGTTGGACAAGCCTGAGCGGCGCAAGGTGGATGTGCAAGTGGATTACAACGGTTTTGTCATTCCTGATGCTTTTGTGGTCGGGTACGGCTTGGACTATGCGGAAAAATACCGCCACCTGCCCAGCGTGTGTATCTTAAAGCCTGAGATGTACCAGTAA
- a CDS encoding 2-oxoacid:ferredoxin oxidoreductase subunit gamma — translation MKQWEFLLSGSGGQGLVLAGLILAEGAVKAGKNVIQTQTYGPEARGGASRAEVIISDGEIDYPKVVRPDLLLAMSQEAYDKYAPLAKRSNALVLIDQEFVTEPSDQEDNLVALPLTKAAAERIGKALVANMVALGALMAFTRVFSPQLLEAALLDRVPAGSEELNLKAFRLGLEMAGEIRGRK, via the coding sequence ATGAAACAGTGGGAGTTCTTGTTAAGCGGCAGCGGCGGCCAGGGGCTGGTACTGGCCGGATTGATCCTAGCGGAAGGGGCGGTTAAAGCGGGCAAGAATGTGATCCAAACCCAGACTTACGGTCCGGAAGCCAGGGGCGGCGCTTCCCGGGCGGAAGTTATCATCAGCGACGGGGAGATTGATTACCCTAAAGTGGTCAGGCCGGATCTCTTGCTGGCCATGTCCCAGGAAGCCTACGACAAGTATGCCCCGTTAGCCAAAAGGAGCAATGCCCTGGTATTGATCGACCAAGAATTCGTCACGGAACCCTCTGATCAAGAGGACAACTTAGTAGCCCTGCCCCTGACCAAAGCGGCAGCGGAGAGGATTGGGAAGGCTTTGGTAGCTAACATGGTGGCTTTGGGCGCATTGATGGCTTTTACCCGGGTATTCTCCCCACAGCTGTTGGAAGCAGCCTTGCTGGACAGGGTTCCCGCCGGTTCGGAAGAGTTGAACCTGAAAGCCTTCAGATTGGGTTTGGAGATGGCCGGCGAGATCCGGGGCCGTAAGTAA